One Solanum pennellii chromosome 10, SPENNV200 genomic region harbors:
- the LOC107001311 gene encoding uncharacterized protein LOC107001311 encodes MNKFALGVSSLVEKESRTEMLLNDMDISRLMVYAQKIEESKIREIRQEDERTRSDDSSHQRPKKRFYPQDYSMGNKDRDPNQHSQGGGCSYERARCPTSGKQHRGKCLAKTDGCFACGHKGHKMMDWPNHKSMGKDVNQASLDRNAPKKNPSSGMGARKDN; translated from the coding sequence atgaacaaGTTTGCGCTGGGAGTGTCTAGCTTGGTGGAAAAAGAGTCTCGTACGGAAATGCTTcttaatgatatggatatctctaggctcatggttTATGCGCAaaaaattgaggagtccaaaattagggagataagaCAAGAGGATGAAAGGACTAGGTCGGATGATTCTAGTCACCAAAGGCCTAAGAAGAGGTTTTATCCCCAAGATTAttccatgggaaacaaggatAGGGATCCAAATCAACATTCTCAAGGTGGTGGTTGTTCCTATGAAAGGGCTAGGTGCCCTACTTCTGGAAAGCAACATAGGGGTAAGTGTCTTGCCAAAACGGATGGTTGTTTTGCATGTGGTCATAAGGGCCACAAGATGATGGACTGGCCAAACCACAAATCAATGGGGAAAGATGTCAATCAAGCTTCCCTAGATCGTAATGCTCCCAAAAAGAACCCTTCATCTGGGATGGGGGCTAGGAAGGATAATTAA